ATCCTAAGATAGCCTCAGCTTCACCGCTCTACTTTACATGAGACTTTGATATTATGTCCTATGATTTTGGTTCTCCTAGCCCAATACAACCTCTTAGCCTCGGAAATGTTGTCAGTGCGGGACTACGCTTATATCGCTCTCATCTTAAGGACTATTTTTTACTAGCTTTAAAGGCTTACGTGTGGCTACTTGTCCCAGTGTATGGGTGGGCAAAGTTTTATGCTTTATCAGCGTTGATTTCCCGATTGGCTTTTGGTGAATTGGTTAATCAACCTGAAAGTATGACTTCTGCTCAGCGTTTTGTCAATTCCCGGTTATGGCAGTTTTTCGTCACGATGCTGTTGATGTTTCTTTTAAGTGTGGGAATTGGCGTAGGTGCTTTCATTTTATTTATCATTTTTGGTTTTTTATCATCAGTGCTATTGGGGGGGATAGGTCAGCAAGGAAATACCAGTGCATATGCTGTCCTGTCTTTGCTAATTATAGTAGTAAGCATTGTTGGATTGGTAGCGGTTTTATGGCTATTGACGCGGTTTTTTCTTGTGGATGTGCCGCTGGCAATTGAGGATAATGTTGATGGTACGTCAACGATTGGGCGGAGTTGGGAGTTGACTCAAGGATATTTCTGGCGGGTTTTTCTCATTTTATTTGTTGCGTTTTTGATTACAATACCTATCCAAGTTATTGTTCAGATTATTACCACTATTATTCAGTTGGTTTTCACATCTTTATTAGAACAGGATTCTTTTGTTTTCCGTCTGATTTTTTTTCTGTTAGTTATGGCTTTAAGTTTCGTCAGTGGAGCATTGATTTTACCATTCTGGCAAACAATCAAAGCCGTTGTTTACTATGACCTGCGGAGTCGTCGTGAGGGATTAGGCTTGAAGTTACGCGACCATGAGATTTAAACACCGATACAAAAATTGCTATGCATATATTTAACCGTGTTAAATTTAGTACACCAGAA
The sequence above is a segment of the Mastigocladopsis repens PCC 10914 genome. Coding sequences within it:
- a CDS encoding glycerophosphoryl diester phosphodiesterase membrane domain-containing protein, translated to MSYDFGSPSPIQPLSLGNVVSAGLRLYRSHLKDYFLLALKAYVWLLVPVYGWAKFYALSALISRLAFGELVNQPESMTSAQRFVNSRLWQFFVTMLLMFLLSVGIGVGAFILFIIFGFLSSVLLGGIGQQGNTSAYAVLSLLIIVVSIVGLVAVLWLLTRFFLVDVPLAIEDNVDGTSTIGRSWELTQGYFWRVFLILFVAFLITIPIQVIVQIITTIIQLVFTSLLEQDSFVFRLIFFLLVMALSFVSGALILPFWQTIKAVVYYDLRSRREGLGLKLRDHEI